In a genomic window of Nocardia fluminea:
- the glpD gene encoding glycerol-3-phosphate dehydrogenase, with amino-acid sequence MSQTPEFPFLHPGELVAGGKRDRLGPGDLGPEHRRTAWERLGKDQFDVLVVGGGVVGAGIALDAATRGLSVALVEARDLASGTSSRSSKMFHGGLRYLEQLEFGLVREALKERELALSTLAPHLVKPLRFLYPLTHRVWERPYVAAGLTLYDTMGGAKSVPGQHHLTRHGTMRLAPGLRRDSMIGGVTYYDTVVDDARHTMTVARTAAHYGAVIRTSTQVVGFLREADRVVGVKLRDTEDGRTGEARASVVINATGVWTDEVQSLSRQRGRFHVRASKGVHIVVPRDRIVSDAAIILRTTTSVLFIIPWGAHWIVGTTDTDWNLDLAHPAATKADIDYLLGRVNEVLVTPLTHADIDGVYAGLRPLLAGESDETSKLSREHAVARVAPGLVSIAGGKYTTYRVMAADAMDEAAQDIPARVSPSITEKVALLGADGYFALVNQTVQLGEHYGVRPYRMTHLLDRYGSLVDEVLAMAAGKPELLQPITDAPAYLQVEAVYAAAAEGALHLDDILARRTRISIEYSDRGANCAEQVAHLVAPVLGWDADEIDREVSTYQARVRAEIESQTRPDDQSADALRAAAPEPRPQLLEPVPQDR; translated from the coding sequence ATGTCGCAGACACCGGAGTTTCCGTTCCTACATCCGGGTGAGTTGGTCGCGGGGGGAAAGCGGGACCGGCTCGGGCCCGGTGATCTGGGGCCCGAACATCGGCGTACCGCCTGGGAGCGGCTGGGTAAGGATCAGTTCGATGTCCTGGTCGTCGGCGGCGGAGTGGTCGGCGCGGGTATCGCGCTCGATGCCGCGACACGCGGGCTCTCGGTCGCCCTGGTCGAGGCCCGCGATCTCGCGTCCGGCACCTCGAGCCGCTCGTCCAAGATGTTCCACGGTGGTCTGCGCTATCTCGAACAGCTCGAATTCGGCCTGGTCAGGGAAGCGCTGAAGGAACGTGAGCTGGCGCTGTCCACGCTGGCGCCGCATCTGGTGAAGCCGCTGCGGTTCCTCTACCCGCTGACCCATCGCGTGTGGGAGCGGCCCTACGTCGCCGCCGGTCTGACCCTGTACGACACCATGGGCGGCGCGAAATCCGTTCCGGGACAGCATCATCTGACCCGGCACGGCACGATGCGGCTGGCCCCCGGCCTGCGCCGGGATTCGATGATCGGCGGCGTCACCTACTACGACACCGTCGTCGACGACGCCCGGCACACCATGACGGTCGCCCGCACCGCCGCGCACTACGGCGCGGTCATCCGCACCTCCACGCAGGTCGTGGGATTCCTGCGTGAAGCCGACCGGGTCGTGGGGGTGAAGCTGCGTGACACCGAGGACGGGCGCACGGGCGAGGCGCGCGCGAGTGTGGTGATCAACGCGACGGGCGTGTGGACCGACGAGGTGCAGAGTCTGTCGCGTCAACGCGGCCGCTTCCATGTGCGCGCGTCCAAGGGTGTGCACATCGTGGTGCCCCGCGACCGCATCGTCAGCGATGCCGCGATCATCCTGCGCACCACCACCTCGGTGCTGTTCATCATCCCGTGGGGCGCGCACTGGATCGTCGGCACCACCGACACCGACTGGAATCTCGACCTCGCGCATCCCGCGGCGACCAAGGCCGATATCGACTACCTGCTCGGCCGGGTCAACGAGGTACTGGTCACCCCGCTCACGCACGCCGACATCGACGGCGTCTACGCGGGCCTGCGCCCACTGCTGGCGGGGGAGAGCGACGAGACGTCCAAACTCTCGCGCGAGCACGCCGTGGCCAGGGTCGCGCCCGGGCTGGTGAGCATCGCCGGTGGCAAGTACACCACCTACCGGGTGATGGCGGCGGACGCGATGGACGAAGCGGCACAGGATATTCCGGCACGGGTCTCGCCGTCGATCACCGAGAAGGTGGCGCTGCTCGGCGCCGACGGCTACTTCGCGCTGGTCAATCAGACCGTGCAGCTCGGCGAGCACTACGGCGTCCGCCCGTATCGGATGACGCACCTGCTCGACCGCTACGGCTCGCTGGTCGACGAGGTGCTGGCGATGGCGGCGGGCAAACCCGAACTCCTGCAACCGATCACCGACGCACCGGCCTATCTCCAGGTCGAAGCGGTCTATGCCGCCGCCGCGGAGGGCGCGCTGCACCTCGACGACATCCTGGCCCGGCGGACCCGCATCTCGATCGAATACTCCGATCGCGGCGCGAACTGTGCCGAGCAGGTCGCTCATCTCGTGGCGCCCGTGCTCGGGTGGGACGCGGACGAGATCGACCGCGAGGTGTCCACCTATCAGGCGCGCGTCCGGGCCGAGATCGAATCGCAGACCCGACCCGACGACCAGTCGGCCGACGCGCTGCGGGCCGCCGCTCCTGAGCCGCGCCCGCAACTGCTGGAACCGGTGCCGCAGGACCGCTGA
- a CDS encoding Lrp/AsnC family transcriptional regulator: MADTPARPQLDDIDRLLIKELMADGRATLSNLAEKASLSVSAVQSRVRRLEARGVIRGYAAQVDPEALGHLLSAFVAITPLDPSQPDDAPALLQHIPGIEGCHSVAGEESYVLLVRVASPRHLEHLLQEIRATANVHTRSTIILQTFYDR, from the coding sequence ATGGCGGATACACCGGCTCGACCCCAGCTCGACGATATCGATCGACTATTGATCAAAGAACTGATGGCAGACGGTCGCGCCACATTGTCGAATCTGGCGGAGAAGGCCAGCCTCTCGGTCTCCGCGGTGCAATCGCGGGTGCGCAGGCTCGAAGCGCGCGGCGTGATTCGCGGGTACGCGGCGCAGGTGGACCCCGAAGCGCTCGGGCACTTGCTGTCGGCGTTCGTCGCGATCACTCCTCTCGACCCCTCCCAGCCCGATGACGCGCCCGCCTTGTTGCAGCACATCCCCGGCATCGAGGGGTGCCACTCCGTGGCGGGCGAGGAGAGCTACGTCCTGCTGGTGCGGGTGGCCTCGCCCCGGCATCTGGAACATCTGCTGCAGGAGATCAGGGCTACGGCCAACGTCCACACCCGCAGCACGATCATCCTGCAGACATTCTATGACAGGTAG
- the amaB gene encoding L-piperidine-6-carboxylate dehydrogenase yields MTQTVNFSEQLSLRARALLHSLGAEVPEPGPLLARTPISGGVLLPLAVDAPAEVDAAIGRAATAFESWRAVPAPVRAGLVRRLAQLLVAHQDELAELVTLEAGKIGAEALGEVQEMIDVCEFAIGLSRQLYGATMPSERPGHRLMETWHPLGVVGVISAFNFPVAVWAWNTAIALVCGDTVVWKPSETTPLTALACHTLLRRAAVDMGADPAVHQLIQGDATVGSALVDDGRVALVSATGSVRMGATVAPRVAARFGRCLLELGGNNAAIVAPSADLDLAVRGIVFAAAGTAGQRCTSLRRLIAHRSIADQLVERLAAAYGQLSVGNPLDDGVLVGPLINERAFAAMQKALAGSVAEGGDIICGGERVETLGPDAYYVRPALVRMPAQTELVREETFAPILYVLTYDELDEAIALNNGVTQGLSSSIFTLDQREAEQFLAGSDCGIANVNIGTSGAEIGGAFGGEKNTGGGRESGSDSWKAYMRRATNTVNYSTELPLAQGIHFG; encoded by the coding sequence ATGACGCAGACCGTGAACTTCTCCGAGCAGCTCTCCCTGCGGGCCAGGGCGCTACTGCACAGCCTCGGCGCCGAGGTGCCGGAGCCCGGCCCGCTGCTCGCGCGCACACCGATCTCCGGCGGTGTCCTGTTGCCGCTGGCCGTCGACGCCCCCGCCGAGGTGGATGCCGCGATCGGCCGTGCCGCAACAGCGTTCGAGTCGTGGCGCGCGGTTCCGGCGCCGGTGCGCGCGGGCTTGGTACGCAGGCTGGCCCAGCTGCTGGTGGCCCACCAGGACGAGCTGGCCGAGCTGGTGACCCTGGAGGCGGGCAAGATCGGCGCCGAGGCGCTGGGCGAAGTGCAGGAGATGATCGACGTCTGCGAGTTCGCGATCGGGCTCTCGCGTCAGCTCTACGGCGCCACCATGCCGTCGGAACGTCCCGGACATCGGCTCATGGAGACGTGGCATCCGCTCGGCGTCGTCGGGGTGATCTCGGCGTTCAATTTCCCTGTCGCGGTGTGGGCTTGGAATACCGCGATCGCCCTGGTGTGCGGCGACACGGTGGTCTGGAAGCCGTCGGAGACCACACCGTTGACGGCGCTGGCCTGTCACACGCTGCTGCGGCGCGCGGCGGTCGACATGGGCGCGGATCCCGCAGTGCACCAGCTGATCCAAGGGGACGCGACGGTCGGCTCTGCGCTGGTCGACGACGGCCGGGTCGCCCTGGTGAGCGCGACGGGCTCGGTACGGATGGGCGCCACCGTCGCCCCTCGGGTGGCAGCGCGCTTCGGCAGGTGCCTGCTGGAGCTGGGTGGCAACAACGCCGCGATCGTCGCGCCTAGTGCCGATCTGGACCTGGCGGTGCGCGGCATCGTCTTCGCCGCGGCGGGCACCGCGGGCCAGCGGTGCACGAGCCTGCGACGGTTGATCGCGCACCGCTCGATCGCCGACCAGCTGGTCGAACGGCTCGCCGCGGCGTACGGCCAACTGTCCGTGGGCAATCCACTCGACGACGGCGTGCTGGTCGGGCCGCTGATCAACGAGCGCGCCTTCGCCGCGATGCAGAAGGCGCTGGCCGGGTCGGTGGCCGAGGGCGGCGACATCATCTGCGGCGGTGAGCGAGTCGAGACACTCGGACCCGACGCCTACTACGTGCGACCGGCGCTCGTGCGCATGCCCGCGCAGACCGAACTCGTGCGCGAGGAAACCTTCGCCCCCATTCTGTACGTGCTGACCTACGACGAGCTCGACGAGGCCATCGCCTTGAACAACGGTGTGACCCAGGGCCTTTCCTCGTCGATCTTCACCCTCGACCAGCGCGAGGCCGAACAGTTCCTCGCCGGTTCCGACTGCGGCATCGCCAATGTCAACATCGGAACCTCGGGCGCGGAGATCGGCGGTGCGTTCGGCGGGGAGAAGAACACCGGCGGCGGCCGGGAGTCGGGCTCCGACTCCTGGAAGGCCTACATGCGCCGCGCCACCAACACCGTCAACTACTCCACCGAACTCCCGCTCGCACAAGGCATCCATTTCGGCTGA
- a CDS encoding histidine phosphatase family protein encodes MLRVDLVGHGLTEAVRKARFPVDEPLDESGRAAVRACVPLADALVRTGPERRVRETAAELGLVGEQDVRLRDLDAGSWRGSEMSKVAQDQLFAWLTDPEFRGHGGESVTDLVERVRFWLAEIASSGRDTVAVTHPAVVRAALLVVLDAPAKSFWRMDVPPASVTRLHYRGNWTLRLGNG; translated from the coding sequence GTGCTGAGAGTCGACCTTGTCGGCCATGGCCTTACCGAGGCGGTACGTAAGGCGCGTTTTCCTGTCGATGAACCCCTCGACGAGTCGGGACGGGCCGCTGTGCGCGCCTGTGTGCCGCTCGCGGATGCGTTGGTGCGGACAGGACCGGAGCGGCGGGTCCGCGAGACGGCGGCGGAATTGGGCCTGGTCGGCGAACAGGACGTGCGATTACGAGATCTCGACGCGGGGTCGTGGCGGGGCAGTGAGATGAGCAAAGTGGCTCAGGACCAGCTGTTCGCCTGGCTCACCGATCCCGAATTCCGTGGGCACGGTGGGGAATCGGTCACCGATCTGGTGGAGCGGGTGCGTTTCTGGCTGGCCGAGATCGCCTCGTCGGGCCGCGACACCGTGGCGGTGACACACCCGGCCGTGGTGCGCGCCGCGCTGCTCGTGGTGCTCGACGCACCGGCGAAGTCGTTCTGGCGCATGGATGTTCCGCCGGCGAGTGTCACCCGGCTGCACTACCGGGGGAACTGGACCCTGCGCCTGGGCAACGGATAA
- a CDS encoding Lhr family ATP-dependent helicase: MDRFSPATAQWFDGAFPGATSAQLGAWDAIAAGENTLVIAPTGSGKTLSAFLWAIDQLAHRDPPEPGAARGTSVLYVSPLKALAVDVERNLRAPLVGVTQTAKRLGLDPPDISVGVRSGDTPPAQRRAMLRTPPDILITTPESLFLLLTSAARETLAQVHTVIVDEVHAIAGSKRGAHLALSLARLDQLTDKPAQRIGLSATVRPPEEVGRFLVGNAPITIVRPPAPKTFDLSVRVPVADMTDPGGDSDQPGSIWPHVDEAIVDLVLEHRSSIVFANSRRLSERLTARLNETYSARLGEPVETEHKPPAQLGPSTEVIHGADHLLARAHHGSVSKEQRAIIEDDLKTGRLRCVVATSSLELGIDMGAVDLVVQVEAPPSVASGLQRVGRAGHQVGEISRGVLFPKHRTDVIHCTVAAQRMLTGEIEKIQIPAHPLDILAQQTVAACALEPVDVDSWFDIVRSTGSYANLPRSAYESVLDLLAGRYPSDEFAELRPRVVWDRDAGTITGRPGAQRLAVTSGGAIPDRGMFAVFMVGEKASRVGELDEEMVYESRVGDVFALGATSWRIEEITFDRVLVSPAFGLPGRLPFWHGDGLGRPAELGAALGEFVRTAGQVSADELTRVVADMGDPEKRTPAKSSSAELKKPAARFEHLVRTAGLDQNATANLVGLLEEQRGATGQLPTDRTLVVERFRDELGDWRLVLHSPYGTPVHAPWALAVGARLQEQFGIDAAPTASDDGIVVRLPDTTDQPPGAELFAFEPDEIDDIVTEQVGGSALFASRFRECAARALLLPRRDPGKRAPLWQQRQRSAQLLDVARKFPQFPILLETVRECLRDVYDLPALRDLLTSVARREIRLIEVETASPSPFAGALLFSYIGQFLYDGDSPLAERRAAALALDPSLLAELLGRVELRELLDPAVITLTEQELQRLTPERRARDAEGLADLLRLLGPLTPAEAAARCVPRAGTGSAARHADALESGSPVVAPSTPDEAADGDLLADSDAPAWFAELRDSRRALEVSFAGRTWWVAVEDAARLRDALGVPLPIGVPAAFIEPVPDPLGDLVGRYARTHAPFTTASVAARFGLGTAVAATSLHRLLAEKRVVEGEFTPGAAGGEWCDAQVLRRLRRRSLAAARHEVEPVSTAAFARFLPAWQHVGSGELRGVDGVATVVEQLAGVPIPASAWESLILPTRVRDYSPAMLDELMATGEVVWSGHGAITARDGWIALHLADQAPFTLPPADEIDPTDIQLGLLAALGANIEPGTDRGSAVDPATPAKTVRSRNAAADPATRTSGLSRNGEHEVVDLDAPGPAVVAGDGADSTPTSLPPTLSGGGAYFFRQLSDTAGLLDDKAAGDALWQLVWAGYVSGDTFAPVRALLSGTARATTAHRTPRRAPRGRAYLPRPSMPTRSGPPTLAGRWSILPERVRDNTVRAHATADQLIERYGVLTRGSVQNEGIAGGFQLMYRVLTEFEDRGRCRRGYFVDTLGGAQFSTTDTVDRLRSFDTDRDNTRTGVALALAACDPANPYGAALPWPKSDAEGGHRPGRKAGAVVVLVGGELVLYSERGGKTLLSFTEDLGLRRAAAVALAGLVRDRRVDSLVIDKINGETVHGNLFAEVLVEAGFSMTPSGLRLRRQV; this comes from the coding sequence ATGGATCGGTTCTCCCCCGCGACAGCACAGTGGTTCGACGGCGCGTTCCCCGGCGCGACGTCGGCCCAGCTCGGCGCGTGGGACGCGATCGCCGCGGGCGAGAACACACTGGTGATCGCCCCGACCGGCTCGGGCAAGACCCTGTCGGCGTTTCTGTGGGCCATCGACCAGTTGGCGCACCGGGACCCACCGGAGCCGGGAGCGGCCCGGGGCACCTCGGTCCTCTATGTGTCGCCGTTGAAGGCACTGGCGGTGGACGTGGAACGCAATCTGCGGGCACCGCTGGTAGGAGTGACGCAAACCGCGAAACGGCTCGGGCTGGACCCGCCGGATATCTCGGTCGGGGTGCGCTCCGGTGACACCCCGCCTGCCCAGCGCCGGGCGATGTTGCGCACCCCACCCGACATTCTCATCACGACGCCCGAGTCGCTGTTCCTGCTGCTGACCTCGGCCGCTCGCGAGACGCTTGCCCAGGTCCACACCGTGATCGTCGACGAGGTGCACGCCATCGCCGGGTCCAAGCGCGGTGCGCATCTGGCGCTGTCGCTGGCACGGCTGGATCAACTCACCGACAAGCCCGCTCAGCGGATCGGCTTGTCGGCGACGGTGCGCCCGCCCGAGGAGGTCGGGCGGTTCCTCGTCGGGAACGCGCCGATCACCATCGTGCGCCCGCCCGCACCGAAGACCTTCGACCTGTCGGTGCGGGTACCCGTGGCCGACATGACCGATCCCGGAGGCGACTCCGACCAGCCGGGTTCTATCTGGCCGCATGTCGACGAGGCCATCGTCGACCTGGTCCTCGAGCATCGGTCCTCGATCGTGTTCGCCAATTCCCGGCGACTCTCCGAACGGCTCACCGCGCGACTGAACGAGACCTACTCGGCCAGGCTCGGCGAGCCGGTGGAGACCGAGCACAAGCCACCCGCCCAGCTCGGGCCGTCCACCGAGGTGATCCACGGCGCCGACCACCTGTTGGCACGGGCCCATCACGGGTCGGTCAGCAAGGAGCAGCGCGCGATCATCGAGGACGACCTCAAGACCGGTCGCCTGCGGTGTGTGGTGGCCACCAGCAGTCTCGAGCTGGGCATCGACATGGGTGCGGTGGATCTGGTGGTGCAGGTGGAGGCGCCGCCCTCGGTCGCCAGTGGGCTGCAACGGGTCGGGCGTGCCGGGCACCAGGTGGGTGAGATCTCGCGCGGCGTGCTGTTCCCCAAACACCGCACCGACGTGATCCACTGCACCGTCGCCGCCCAGCGCATGCTCACCGGTGAGATCGAGAAGATCCAGATTCCCGCGCACCCGCTCGACATCCTCGCCCAGCAGACGGTGGCGGCCTGCGCGCTCGAACCCGTCGACGTCGACAGCTGGTTCGATATCGTCCGCTCCACCGGCAGCTACGCGAACCTGCCCCGCTCGGCCTACGAATCGGTACTCGACCTGCTGGCCGGGCGCTATCCGTCCGACGAGTTCGCCGAACTGCGTCCGCGCGTGGTGTGGGACCGCGATGCCGGCACCATCACCGGCCGCCCCGGCGCTCAGCGACTGGCGGTGACCTCCGGCGGCGCGATCCCCGATCGTGGCATGTTCGCGGTGTTCATGGTGGGCGAGAAGGCTTCGCGGGTGGGCGAACTCGACGAGGAGATGGTCTACGAATCGCGCGTCGGTGACGTGTTCGCGCTGGGTGCGACGAGTTGGCGGATCGAGGAGATCACCTTCGATCGGGTGCTGGTGTCGCCGGCGTTCGGCCTGCCCGGCCGGTTGCCGTTCTGGCACGGTGACGGCTTGGGACGGCCCGCTGAACTGGGTGCGGCGCTGGGCGAATTCGTTCGCACGGCCGGTCAGGTGTCCGCCGACGAGCTGACGCGGGTCGTGGCGGACATGGGCGATCCCGAAAAGCGCACACCGGCCAAGTCCTCCTCCGCCGAACTGAAGAAACCCGCGGCACGGTTCGAGCACCTGGTGCGCACGGCCGGGCTCGATCAGAACGCGACAGCGAATCTGGTCGGCCTGCTCGAGGAACAGCGCGGTGCCACCGGTCAATTGCCGACCGACCGGACACTGGTCGTGGAACGTTTCCGCGACGAACTCGGCGACTGGCGCCTGGTGCTGCACTCGCCCTACGGCACCCCGGTGCACGCGCCGTGGGCGCTGGCGGTGGGCGCGCGCTTGCAGGAGCAGTTCGGCATCGATGCCGCCCCCACCGCCTCCGACGACGGCATCGTCGTGCGGCTGCCCGATACGACAGACCAGCCACCCGGCGCCGAACTGTTCGCCTTCGAACCCGACGAGATCGACGATATCGTCACCGAACAGGTCGGCGGCTCAGCTCTTTTCGCGTCCCGATTCCGCGAATGCGCTGCCCGGGCGCTGCTCCTACCGCGCCGCGACCCCGGCAAGCGCGCACCGCTGTGGCAGCAGCGGCAGCGTTCGGCCCAATTGCTGGATGTGGCACGCAAATTCCCCCAGTTCCCGATCTTGCTGGAAACCGTCCGCGAGTGTCTGCGCGACGTGTACGACCTGCCGGCGCTGCGCGACCTGCTCACCAGCGTCGCCCGCCGCGAGATCCGCTTGATCGAGGTCGAGACCGCGAGCCCGTCGCCCTTCGCCGGTGCTCTGCTGTTCTCCTACATCGGCCAGTTCCTCTACGACGGTGACAGCCCGCTGGCCGAACGCCGCGCGGCCGCACTGGCTTTGGACCCGAGCCTGCTCGCCGAACTCCTCGGCCGCGTTGAGCTGCGCGAACTCCTCGACCCCGCGGTCATCACCCTGACCGAACAAGAACTGCAACGCCTCACCCCTGAACGCCGTGCCCGCGATGCCGAGGGTCTGGCCGACCTGCTCCGTCTCCTCGGCCCCCTCACTCCCGCCGAGGCCGCCGCCCGCTGCGTCCCCCGCGCCGGCACCGGGTCCGCCGCTCGCCACGCCGACGCACTCGAGTCCGGGTCGCCCGTTGTTGCACCCAGTACGCCGGATGAGGCCGCCGACGGCGATCTGCTCGCAGATTCCGACGCGCCCGCGTGGTTCGCGGAATTGCGGGATTCCAGACGGGCACTGGAGGTTTCGTTCGCGGGACGTACCTGGTGGGTAGCGGTGGAGGACGCCGCTCGTCTGCGCGACGCGCTCGGGGTGCCCTTACCGATCGGGGTGCCCGCGGCGTTCATCGAACCGGTGCCGGATCCGCTGGGCGACCTCGTGGGCCGGTACGCGCGCACGCACGCGCCGTTCACGACGGCCTCGGTCGCCGCGCGCTTCGGCTTGGGTACCGCGGTCGCCGCGACATCGCTGCACCGTCTGCTCGCCGAGAAGCGGGTGGTGGAAGGTGAGTTCACGCCCGGTGCCGCCGGTGGCGAGTGGTGTGATGCCCAGGTTCTGCGCCGCTTGCGCCGCCGTTCGCTGGCTGCCGCCCGGCACGAGGTCGAGCCGGTCTCCACCGCGGCCTTCGCCCGCTTCCTGCCCGCCTGGCAGCACGTCGGCTCGGGCGAGCTGCGTGGCGTCGACGGCGTCGCGACGGTGGTGGAACAGCTCGCGGGCGTGCCGATTCCCGCTTCGGCCTGGGAGTCGCTGATCCTGCCCACGCGAGTCCGCGACTACTCCCCCGCCATGCTGGACGAACTGATGGCCACCGGCGAGGTGGTGTGGTCGGGCCACGGCGCCATCACCGCCCGCGACGGCTGGATCGCCCTGCACCTGGCCGACCAGGCCCCGTTCACCCTGCCTCCCGCCGACGAGATCGACCCCACCGATATCCAACTCGGCCTGCTGGCCGCACTCGGCGCGAACATCGAGCCCGGCACCGACCGGGGCTCAGCGGTCGACCCCGCCACCCCCGCGAAGACCGTCCGGAGCCGAAATGCCGCCGCTGATCCGGCGACACGGACAAGCGGCCTCTCACGAAACGGCGAACACGAGGTCGTCGACCTCGACGCGCCCGGTCCCGCGGTGGTGGCAGGCGATGGCGCCGACTCGACGCCCACGAGCCTGCCGCCCACATTGAGCGGGGGCGGCGCCTACTTCTTCCGCCAACTCTCCGATACCGCGGGTCTGCTCGACGACAAGGCCGCCGGGGACGCACTCTGGCAGCTGGTCTGGGCCGGGTACGTCTCCGGTGACACCTTCGCCCCGGTGCGCGCGCTGCTGTCCGGCACCGCCCGCGCCACCACCGCGCACCGCACCCCGCGCCGCGCTCCCCGTGGCCGCGCGTACCTGCCGCGACCCTCGATGCCGACCCGATCGGGTCCGCCGACGCTGGCGGGACGCTGGTCGATCCTGCCCGAACGCGTGCGGGACAACACTGTTCGCGCCCATGCCACCGCCGATCAGCTCATCGAACGCTACGGCGTGCTGACGCGCGGTTCGGTGCAGAACGAAGGGATCGCCGGCGGCTTCCAGCTGATGTACCGGGTACTCACCGAGTTCGAGGACCGCGGCCGGTGCAGGCGCGGCTATTTCGTCGACACTCTCGGCGGCGCCCAGTTCTCCACCACCGACACCGTCGACCGCCTGCGCTCCTTCGACACCGACCGCGACAACACCAGAACAGGCGTCGCGCTCGCCCTCGCCGCCTGCGACCCCGCCAACCCCTACGGTGCTGCCCTGCCGTGGCCCAAGAGCGACGCCGAAGGCGGTCATCGGCCGGGCCGCAAAGCGGGCGCTGTGGTGGTGCTGGTCGGTGGCGAACTGGTGCTCTACTCCGAGCGCGGCGGCAAGACTCTGCTCAGTTTCACCGAGGACCTCGGCCTGCGCCGGGCGGCCGCCGTCGCGCTGGCCGGGCTGGTGCGCGACCGGCGGGTGGACAGTTTGGTGATCGACAAGATCAACGGGGAGACCGTGCACGGCAACCTTTTCGCCGAAGTCCTCGTCGAGGCCGGTTTCTCGATGACTCCCAGCGGCCTGCGGCTGCGCAGGCAGGTGTAG
- a CDS encoding Fpg/Nei family DNA glycosylase — MPEGDTVFRAAQRLRTALAGRTLTRSDFRVPRYATVDLVGERVEEVVSYGKHLFIRTDRVSIHTHLKMEGVWRVFHRGQRWTKPAVTARAVLANDEFEAVGFSLGKVQVLLRADEHTVIDHLGPDLLGPEWDPAEALRRLAEYPRRAVGLALLDQRNLAGIGNIYRSEICFLRKVHPVTPVGDIPDLAALVDESHRVLGKAAHEPPWRAMVYGRTRRSCPRCGTPIASQLLGEDESADRITQRERGIFFCPKCQPPP, encoded by the coding sequence ATGCCCGAGGGCGACACCGTATTCCGTGCCGCGCAGCGTCTACGCACGGCGTTGGCCGGTAGAACGCTGACCCGCAGTGATTTCCGGGTGCCGCGGTACGCCACCGTGGATCTGGTCGGCGAACGTGTCGAGGAGGTCGTCAGCTACGGCAAGCACCTGTTCATCCGCACCGACCGCGTGAGCATCCACACCCACTTGAAGATGGAAGGCGTGTGGCGGGTGTTCCACCGCGGCCAGCGCTGGACAAAACCCGCGGTGACCGCGCGAGCGGTGCTCGCCAACGACGAGTTCGAGGCCGTCGGCTTCTCGCTCGGCAAGGTTCAGGTGCTGCTGCGCGCCGACGAACACACGGTCATCGATCACCTGGGCCCCGATCTCCTCGGCCCGGAGTGGGATCCGGCCGAGGCCTTGCGCAGGCTCGCCGAGTACCCGCGCCGCGCCGTCGGGCTCGCTCTGCTCGACCAGCGCAATCTGGCGGGCATCGGCAACATCTACCGCAGCGAGATCTGTTTCCTGCGCAAAGTTCACCCCGTGACCCCCGTGGGCGACATCCCCGATCTCGCGGCGCTCGTCGACGAATCCCATCGCGTCCTCGGCAAGGCCGCACACGAACCACCGTGGCGCGCGATGGTCTACGGCCGCACTCGCCGTTCCTGCCCGCGCTGCGGCACCCCCATCGCCTCCCAACTGCTCGGCGAGGACGAGTCGGCCGACCGCATCACCCAGCGCGAACGTGGCATCTTCTTCTGCCCCAAGTGCCAGCCCCCGCCCTGA